The segment atggttatttctccttgagtggttaaaattagttcagaatgtgaaccatttcatatttgacggattgttagtttttttgctcaatgagagcatataaggtgaggatgaaaatattgtttttttctgtccgtgttaaaatcggaggaatttttgatgttcatttgcttttatttgatagataaaattcatctcattgcaacccgggttgtttgaacatatttataatgcgataagcatccataccaatgtaaaaaaaatctaacgaaaaatcagtgaaacttgtcgaagctctcttcctcacctgtgcatatctcattggctctcagaacttggttaaaactaaccatgctcccgagcagggttattttcggaaaaccatcgaactgtcaaattttaaccaaaaagttaaaaatttcgcgaaatggttcacagccttaattGCAAATTAGAAACATAAACAATTCAGATAATACCTGAACTGAAGAAACATTCGTTATGTCCATCTTATCCATGAGCACGTGAATTGTACGATCCTCACTCGGACTTGACTTTTTGACCGGTTCATCTGTTTGCATTCTTGTTTCGTCGGTCGCTTTCAGCGAACCCTTGACGATGACCGAACTAGCTATTTCATCATAATCTTGATCTAGTTTCACAAAAGCGCGACCTTCAGTCTCCGGTTCTGCATTACTACTTTCACGCGACTTAGAATCATCATCCAATATCTCAATCAACTCAATGATTTCTTCGTCGTCCGCTGACATTGGAGAACTTCTCTTTTGACTTCTGGTTGTCCTCGATACAGGAGATGCTCtctgtaaaaaaaaacagttataaaaactatttttcaacaatttaaaaaaaaaaacttactgcCTTACTACGTGTCTTCTTCACACCGGATGCTAGAGGTTGGTTAATTTTATCCATTGGTAACATTTCAATCACAACCGATGGCTTTAAACTTGATGACGAAATCGCATCCAAAGAACTACTAGCTTCCGTCTCGCTAACGCTATCGACACTAGAATCCACTTCACTGCTCACTGTCGCTATCGTTTCGGGTGGCAAAGTCTCGCCCCTGTCATTGTCTTTCGGTGGCGGAGTGCAATTTTTCACTGCAGCTGAAGTGCGTGTTTTTCTTACCATTTTCACGCAAAAATATCACCCATAGATGTAGGCTGCACCTAACTACAGTGTGGTGATACAAAAATTAGGTTTTTAGCACATTATCAAACGTTTTAAAGTGATTTTCCGTGGAACAATTCACGACACTTCTTTTCCAAGCACAAATGGCGGCCGTCACTTTGCTGAGAATTCGTGAGATCGGAATTTCTCGCGTCTCGCCGTATTCGACGGCACTAACACCACTAGCAAGCAAAGGATGCGAATCGGTGTAGAAAGTGTCAAACACAAAAACACGTGCTATGGGCTGTTGATAAATGATGTTACAAACTACACGCTAATTCCATATAGTTACAGTTCGCATGGCAGATCGTAAAACttgattttatttattaatcttGTTCATCCCGAAGAACACGAGCAATATATATGCTTATATGCTGATACGCAATGGTGGCTTGTTGGCATCGGGAAACAATTTCGCTAAGGAAAAAATTCCCGATGCATACAAATCGCGTGtatatacgtatctgttgcaaaatGTGCGTAAGATAAAATGCAATATTTATATATGATtataacacagacaaacagacataactcttggaagaaaaatcaacaaaaattatcgtacctcacatttagtctGAACACttgcaccatctatgatcggcattctcaaatatcaaatagcaacatgggtatccctcgaagtagtaagtatttttctggggaattccccttctttcgtcaaaaagcgccactttgaccaaaacggagacattcccaactaagcgcaaacttgaaatgacggtttaatcggtacgatgaatggaaaacgagtgttatgtctgtttgtctgtgattataATCCACCTTACATTTCTACCGACAGAGATCCGGGGTGGCtgttgccgtatcaagaattcctctccattaaactcggtcctgggctactcgttgaTAATTCGCTACGTATCTTGACACTGGCAAGTCGGctttgacctggtcgagccatctagcacattgggcCCCTCTATGCCTGGTGCCagtagggttcttgaagagaacggattatATTGCACAGTCGTTCGACATCCTtacgatgtggccggcccaccgtagtctgccaactttcgccagatatacgatgggaatctctccaagtagtgcctgccgTGGTTCTTACGCCTACGCCacattagcgttttgtacatcgtcagctttgtgcggcggcgtatggtccttgatcgaagcgtcttgtggagggaaaagtagatccaatttccaacttgaatgcgtcgttgaatctccttgctcatattgtcggcggtggccagagatcccaaatatacgaattcatcaaccacttccagttcatcgccgtcaaaatagttactgtccgtgggcggcaaacgttgctttctctgaagcctcttcctaccgtatatttggttttcgacgaattgatttgtaactctatcctcctagcctccgtttttagtctgccgtagattgcctccgtcgtcccaAAGTTTCCAGTAATAATGTCGAGGTCgtttgcgaaggctaggagttaacCAATAGTTCGTCGCATTAATTGTGTCAACTCTGAAGCGCCATAACTGGATGAAACCCCGCactaacttcacagtagcggaacAACAAATTGAGCAGGTAGCAAGTCATTCGTACGTGGTGGGCTGACAACTAGATATCCAACGATGATCTCCaccgtcgatgtcatcaacggccgatagcaacagaagttCGTGAACGTATGTGGAAGGGGATCAGACACACCTTGAGAAAAGGAGCGAGTGAGATTTAcggagaagcactcgactggaacccGCAAgcacagcgtagaagaggcagatccagaggctcatggcgacgcagcttagccaacgatatCCAAGCTGTTCGTGTTTTTATGCTAAAGGTTGTTGCGAATAATACAGaatgatttcttctttcattttcattaactttttatttttcggtacagtaagtaagttgttaacCTAAGGTTCTTATTCCGCTGACGGGGCTGGCATATTAAGGTGGCGGGAAACATTGTGCCCCTTTCCCTGTTACCGTGCAACAACCGATGTTGCGTATCCCAtccggcaccacgtggaggtagggataggagttggtgAAGTGAAACACTAAGTAGAAAATACACCATTGAGTCGTGTTGCTCGCTTATGTAATCTGTTTATGAATCGCGTTGGAAAAGTTCGACTATTGCAGCCTGCAAGAAAAATCTTCAAATTGTGGTTATCTTGATAGTTGAACGTTGAACCAAACGTCCAAACCACCAAAAGGTAATCTCAAGACTAATTACAATAACTaagtattaaaaaaattactaaatcaattgtttttTACCAAAAATATGCTCCGAAACTGTTATTTTATCGAGCCACAAATTAGaactaaatttttattttactgcaGGTGGATTTTTCATAAGCGCCGCAATAGCAAATAGAAAACAACCCGCGGATGAATAACAAACGGGTGAATCGCGTTCATTCGTGACGCCAGCGTGATGCAAACCTCGGTATAGGGCGAAATAAATGTACCAACTCTAGCTGCTGCCTGTCTAGTGAAATGCAGCAAGAAAATGCAATTTAATTTTTGCACGCACGAGATTCTGGCGTTGAAAACATGGATGAGGTAATTTATTCATGATGGAGTTCCTGCAGGAATAAACCCGTATATAACATTTCCAGTGTCTTTCAGAAATGCTTTCCGTGTTGGCCCTGACTTTGCGAAGCAGAATGTCAGTAGAAagtaaaatagaagaaaaacattTCGGTATTTTACAGCGCTCACACCAATATCACTTCATTTGTTTTCGATCGCTTttatgggtgtgtgtgtgttgcgCTGGCGATGGTGTGTAAATTTTTGGTTGATGGAGCAGTGTTAACTAAAATTAGGTGAATTTGAACAATTTAGAAAGATTCCACGGCCAAAAGTGAAAGTTGAGCTATTGGAAATTTGTGTAAAGAAGAACACGCAATTAGTGCAACTTGAAGCAACCTCCTTCCAAGCTTCAAAAGTAAACTCTATTCTACAAAACGGGACCTACAAAACTGTTACATGAATGGTAACCTAGAAAACTCCTTGGAATCCGTCTAACAATTTTAATTTACAGTTTGTGTTTTGGATCTTGTAGGCGAAAGGTCATTTCCTATCACTGCCATGCTAGATGTGTAATTATGTTTTTCGTTTATGCTAAGATTCATTGAAAAGGAATTGTGTGTCACACGTAACAAGAAAAGGAGGTCATTGATTGGTTTTCTGTAGCTTCAATCAATTGACAATCGAAAATGAGTGTTTCCCGACTTTTACCATTTAACCTGACAACATCGCAAAAAGTTAGtatatttagtttttaaaagcaGATCAAAGTATTAACCAGTTTTTTGTAGGTAATTGTAGTGTCTGTAACAGCGGGAGTTGCTGTACTGGGGGTGATTGCTAGTTATTTAGGACGGCGTCGTACTCCCAAACCCCAGCAGCGGCGACTTCGTAAACCAGTCAATAGGAAAACAAGGAACAGTGTGCGAAGTCCGAATGACATAATTTCGCTGGCAGGATCGAAAGCATCTGGTCGTTCGTATAGTCCTGGTGGATCTATTCATGGCATCTCTGATCGAATGTCCCTCGCATCCGGTTCACTTGCAGGAGGTGGTACTGGAATTGGCGCTGGCCCAGTTATAGGGGGAACAACGCCATTAACACCGCAGCAGCTCGGTGTGATGGGAATGGAAGCGCTGGAGACTGTTATCAGCTACTGGGAGGATGCACTGCTGGGCAGAAACGACGTCGATATTCCAAGCAGGATCACGGCAGATCAGGAGGAATTTTGCCGCGAGCTGCAAAATCTTCTCGATGCAGCTTACAACCTGCAAGAGCAGGGTGAGCTGCTGTTCTTGGACGAGCGATCGGTGTTGTTTCGGGACGATGATAATAAGGTGGTGCAAGCGGGCACACTATCCAACGGTCACCGATCTGGTTCGGATCCAAACTTTGATTCGGCGGAGAGCTTTGCATCTGCTTTAGATCAGGTATGAGCATTCATTTGATgtggaaattataattttttttcctttcgtgCATCCAACAATTGGTTTGATAGATGGAAATTCAGAAATTTATGTTGTTTAAATCTGTTAATCTTGGGGACTATTTTGTCAAGCCTCTAGATTAACGCAACCATTTGTTTCTTATGACTAGTCCATGAAATTACCTCGAGTAAACAGTAATGCTAAGCACTTATTTCTAACTGGAAATTCGCAGAAATTTTCGAACTCCATGGATGCTTGAACGGCAAGTTTCTGTGCGATATTGCAACCAAATTTCGACAGAAAATACTCAAGATTCACTTCAAGACCATATAATTTAATTCGTCCTGCAAATAGGTGGCTGACCTGCGAGAATTTGAAGACGAGATATTCTCAGATGTAGAGAATTTCCCACTTTACCAAAGTGCGTTAGAACTGCTGGATGATCAACCCATTCCTTGTCGTACGGTACGAACCGATATGGTCGGATGCAACTCCGATGCGGAATATTTCGCTAAATTACACTGCATTCGACTGGCCTTCCAATTGTTATTTAAGGTATGAAATAGAATAACCAATCCAGGTTGATAGTTAAATTTCCACTATATTTTTGTAGGACCCAAAACACAGTCAATGGGTGGCGGACACTGGTCGGCAGGTACTGACCGATTTGCTTTGCCTTGGAGACAAAGATCCGAAAGACTTCCTGGTGGCGTACGAATCGATGCTGGAGTTTCTGCAGAACATGGATAATTGGCCGGATGTCGAGCGTGAGCTCGAGTCTCGCAACGTAAAGGCCATGACTTTCTACGACGTAGTACTCGACTTCATTATTCTGGATGCATTTAGAGATCTCGACTCACCACCAAACAGCGTCCTCGCTGTCATTAACAATCGGTTCCTCTCGAATAGTTTCAAGGAGACCGCCTTGACGACGGCCGTTTGGTCAGTGTTGAAGGCAAAGAAACGTTTGCTCAAGTTTCCCAATGGATTTATGTCACATTTCTATTGCATAACGGAGCAGTTGTCTCCGCTGATGGTGTGGGGTTTCTTCGGGCCAGACGAGAACCTCAAAGAAGTGTGTAAATATTTTAAGGAGCAGATGGTCAGCTTTTTGGTAGACATTTACAATTTCCAAAAGTGTCGTTACACCACGGTGGAAGAGCTCGCCGAGGATATATTGTTGAATATGAGGATGAGAGTAAGCAATATAGGTGTTAAATTCAATCAATAATGCTACTAAAATTTAAAGGTTATAGTTTCTACTACATCGTTGGTTATTGGCATCCGGTTATTTTGTTTGTTCCGATTTTAGAATAGTCTGGCCATTGTGCTTTTAAATTTATTACCGAATATAGCGATTTAGGTTAATTAGTCCTAGCAACATATCGCACATCGATTGGTTCCCGCATGCAACAGAAACCGAAACTAAAACTTTGGTCGTAATAACTATTGTTAGTGTACTGTTCGTAGCGATATAGTACAATTATATTACGATCAAAATTCCTAGGTTTTATTGCCATATCACATCctttcaaacatttttgttttacagTTGTCTTATTAGACTGTTCTTTAGCCATCGGAAAGTCATCGTTCGACCGCGCAAATCTACATATTTAATAATACTCCATCGATTCTATGAGTTTACTGATAATAAATATTCTTATAAGTTAGgataatagcacaatatatgAGTGCAACTTCAAGTAGCATAAAACATATTTTCTTTGCATAAGCATACATGCCTTCAGTATAAAATTACGCATGAATTGGAAATGGAATTTACTTTACCTTCGCTTGTAAGGACTTCATTCTCTCCTCCAGTTTCTTAACTTCTTTGTTCACGTTTTCGATATTTTGTGCAAACGCTTCCTGGACTCCGCTTAGCAGCGATTTGTTGCCGGCAATTCCGTTCAAAATACTTGCTTGACTTGATTCCAGCTCAGCGAATAACTTACTAAAATTAGTTGCTGCAATTGAAGGGAGAGAATTAGTTTACACGTTTATTTAGTCAAATGTTTCCAACAAACCATATTTATGAAGTGATTCCAGTGTCTGCATACGATGCAACATGTCCGGCAAAATCTGCACGATCGGTTCGGTAGATTTAGCAATCTCGTAAAGTTCGATAATTTTTTGCTCTCGATTCGAGTCTTGTCCTTCGGCGGAGGACTTCTCCTCGATAGAAGCCATCTTTTGAAGTAGAGTTCCCAAACGGATCTCAATCAGATCTAGTTGTTGTGGTTGCAACAGGGCAGCCTTTGCCGATATGCCCTGTACCGCCTCGATCAGATTGCCAGCTCCGGCAGAACCGGCAAGCCGACTTATCTTCTCCGGCTTAGCACCGACGGCTGTTTCCAGCAAGTGTAAACGATGTTCTAGTTCTGCGATTCTTGTGCTATATGCCAACTCGGTAATCGTTTTATTCGGATCAGCGCCACCGGTCTTTTTAAATTCCTCAATCTTCGTCAAAAGCACTTTCGCCTCAGCGTTGCCTCCTTCAGATACGGTTTCACTGCCGGCCACTTGTTCCAACTTTAAGCTATCCAGAACTTTTTTGGCGGTACCAACAACTTCAAAAACCGCCGCATACGATGCCTTTTCCTCCTTACTTTTGTTGGCATCCGCTTGGGAAACAGTTATTTCCTCCATCAGCTCATTCATCTCGCACTGCAGGCGGAGACATTTCTGAAGTGGCGTTTCCCGCTCACCATCCCCAGCCAAATCCCATTCGCCACTGCGAGCGTCGTAACCAACGCGGAACTTCTTACCAATCCTATCGCTGAAGTCGACATTTCCAGTTAGATATTTTCCCTTGAATTTGTTGTACGAATCTTTTGTTGATATGTGCAAACGTTCGATACTTTCGTTGGATGGTTCTTCGTCGTAGAAATCAGACGTTTCCGATTCCGGAACGTCCGCCGTTTCGTAAACGTCCGGTTGATCATGGGCCTttgaaaaaataagtttttatagttTTGTTGATCTATTATATTTGACGTTTTACTTACAATATACGGTAAAAACTGGAACTTGGGATCAGCCATTTTTAGTTATAATGATTCTCACTTGAATTGTCTAAGTTCGTACACTGTTTATAATAAATTTTTCAGCAGAAAACAATTAAAAACAGCCAAAAGCATCAAAAATTAGATGACATCACCAAGATttcaagattttcaaaaaacaatTTGAAACGTCAGAATTCATGACGTTTATCAGATTTTATACCACTTTCCAATAAGTGGTCTAATTCGATAAAAGCGGAAGTTGCCCTTTTTGAATGCAAAATGCCACTAGGGCTAAAAATGTTGCCTGCCGCACAGATTCCACTTTTGATTCGCACGAAGCCAATTTTTTGTTCTTGATGTtaaatattgcaaattgcatcaaaaacgcgaaatgcaaaaatcttgcaaacagtttacaagcaaaatgctagcagcgagctgtcaaatatttatgtcaacttattgcaagtgtcaatcccaataaattgacatgaataattgacggctcactgctggaattttgcttgcaaaatgtttgcaagtttcttgcatttcgcgtttttgatgcaatttgcaatatattATAGTTTTATATTGCtgttgcattgaaagttggaccacagacaaacagacataactcttggaagaaaaatcaacaaaaattatcgtacctcacatttaactTGAACACTagtaccatctatgatcgacattcccaaatatcaaatagcaacatgggtatccctcgaatagacgaattcgagcaaaactaatagcagcagttcgctacctggttgtgattattggaactacaaaaaagtacaattcccaaaatgcttgctggcacctatatggagctcgattttaaaagtaatattttattgaattaacaacagtgggaatgatgaaaatggataataaaggtaagaaaaagcattccctttcatttgatatatatattgtttctgattcgggagatttttagagcttcgcaagtgtatttatgttcacgaactgataggttatatgtttggttcttggcgcaggtgatgctaatcacgaaaataaattcgttagcatttgaaaacacattggaatacACTGAAAACTGataataattggtgattctctatccaggatatgtaaactttacagctgattctatgtacttttgtttcatccggaacaaaatcaaaaattaacatttttctgccataaagtttaTTAAGTCGAATACTTTCACTTACTTTagcgtagataaacaaatttcttccaaaatttcgctatctaaattcctgacaattgaaaaggTTCATCAAAAACTGTATTTTATTtaagtttttttcaaaaatgtatggagtttgacagcgattttacttttcatcacttttttatgcagcgccgtggacccccgttcatttgaccgtttttaatctgaacactttttaatttgaaccccgttggtttgcacgacatgcaaattaaaaatggttcaaatgtcattctcaatatgacatcatttgcttatgcagacaatgcacataaacgcgatttgtttgtactgatctagcgtgtttaatctgtttcacaatgcgttttcccaacgattatggtagaaatctgattggagaatgaaatattcgctgcttgtaactgccaactgaatcaaaccaccaaaacaataacaaagaacagggcagccagttcatacaagCTCCAgaatatttagggttaccagttgttaaaattaaaagctaaccccgttagtttgcatgaggaatcgttcaaacgaacgggggtccactgtagtcctacgtcaccctttcgtatagagcttgctaatttaCGGTTGTGTTGGttgtttgttttcccccagtttgaaaaacgtcagcagcaacaaatcgcgtgtatacgtatcaggggtgtgaaattgtcaaagttttgcggactaaacatccatggacggTGACAACTTGGAACCACCCAGtataccgaaaataacagctaatagagctttctgacagctcaagcacccacactagcgaacacgaaatacgcgtgtgtatacatgatgtttacctcattttggggaacagctgatgctggaggaacaaactgaaaaatagcgattgtgtttctccgtttgccacactgcagagcacatatttcggtcaaatttttcatcctgttccaaattcaagcacatattttgaaaatttgctggtatttaagccagcggaagacgaaactcattctgtaccttggtgacaaaggaatgcacctcttttgtttactgttgttgtttgcctcattttcaagcaccaatacacacatacactcaacccccgctaatatgaaaaacagctcgttcagattgggcgagttcattttaatctgaatatttggtaactctattcattttcacacacgcgcaagacgcgcaccctatgaacttgttgttttgatttgacgaaaacaaatgttttgaaaacatctcaaacatgcacgaattctaaaggttcggcttgtataatacgaaattggctcggcagtttcgactaaaatggtctattttgagtgctggagagatataagttgcatatgagctatattgccaaagctcctgagcaagaggaaacgcattaagattttttgcttttttttaatttaccggtccactttaacgtcaaatttgtgtgacgcttgatcggtttttaatgtgaacgcattcatactaccggggtacagattaaaaatgttcagattaaagaaggtcataccaacgggggtacacggtaactggaaaggtctatattagttaaattatagctaaaaggctgtgtttaaccGCTTTCAAATTAGTTTCTGtagtcttaaaatgaataaacctctaagtaggcaccagaaccaaaagtaccaaaaccaatgagtgggacatggacaatgtatgtagtttgacagccacaccatcCCGCTggtacgtatacgcggcatagtgtgcgtacggtagctgtcagcaatctcaataaCCCTAAggactgtataccttgtagttttcttgagctgttttctttccaGCAGCGTACACCGCTTTCAGTTTTGCTTAGTTTTTGGTATCACAACTACCTACCTGTCATGGGCGCTGCGCGCAGTAAAAATAGAGTGGTtgaaactagaaaaaatactcACAGtataaatattgtcaattgcaaggaa is part of the Sabethes cyaneus chromosome 2, idSabCyanKW18_F2, whole genome shotgun sequence genome and harbors:
- the LOC128736003 gene encoding mitoguardin, with protein sequence MSVSRLLPFNLTTSQKVIVVSVTAGVAVLGVIASYLGRRRTPKPQQRRLRKPVNRKTRNSVRSPNDIISLAGSKASGRSYSPGGSIHGISDRMSLASGSLAGGGTGIGAGPVIGGTTPLTPQQLGVMGMEALETVISYWEDALLGRNDVDIPSRITADQEEFCRELQNLLDAAYNLQEQGELLFLDERSVLFRDDDNKVVQAGTLSNGHRSGSDPNFDSAESFASALDQVADLREFEDEIFSDVENFPLYQSALELLDDQPIPCRTVRTDMVGCNSDAEYFAKLHCIRLAFQLLFKDPKHSQWVADTGRQVLTDLLCLGDKDPKDFLVAYESMLEFLQNMDNWPDVERELESRNVKAMTFYDVVLDFIILDAFRDLDSPPNSVLAVINNRFLSNSFKETALTTAVWSVLKAKKRLLKFPNGFMSHFYCITEQLSPLMVWGFFGPDENLKEVCKYFKEQMVSFLVDIYNFQKCRYTTVEELAEDILLNMRMRVSNIGVKFNQ
- the LOC128736973 gene encoding dynactin subunit 2; the protein is MADPKFQFLPYIAHDQPDVYETADVPESETSDFYDEEPSNESIERLHISTKDSYNKFKGKYLTGNVDFSDRIGKKFRVGYDARSGEWDLAGDGERETPLQKCLRLQCEMNELMEEITVSQADANKSKEEKASYAAVFEVVGTAKKVLDSLKLEQVAGSETVSEGGNAEAKVLLTKIEEFKKTGGADPNKTITELAYSTRIAELEHRLHLLETAVGAKPEKISRLAGSAGAGNLIEAVQGISAKAALLQPQQLDLIEIRLGTLLQKMASIEEKSSAEGQDSNREQKIIELYEIAKSTEPIVQILPDMLHRMQTLESLHKYATNFSKLFAELESSQASILNGIAGNKSLLSGVQEAFAQNIENVNKEVKKLEERMKSLQAKVK